In the Bifidobacterium catenulatum PV20-2 genome, one interval contains:
- a CDS encoding DUF1129 family protein — MSRASRRLRKINNEMEYRIDPMDFDVMTDIECYLEITSLTDMQRQEVRRDIIDMLIDGRRRGKTARDIIGRDYRAFCDDIVSAIAPESSWQRMLGWMNLAFGIMAMMGWLLLIIGVIDGWKSGMLPDVPVRVGILIAFAIYAVAAVGLVRYISRHSFDMVKAHRKFNNHDVVSLVAYVLALVSGTAVSTFVTMSFRMPALTLAAITIVVTALAVFLDYRVE, encoded by the coding sequence ATGAGCAGAGCATCCCGCCGTTTGCGGAAGATCAATAATGAGATGGAATATCGCATCGATCCGATGGATTTCGACGTTATGACCGACATCGAGTGCTACTTGGAGATCACGAGCCTGACCGACATGCAGCGGCAGGAGGTGCGTCGCGACATCATCGACATGCTCATCGACGGCCGCCGTCGCGGGAAGACCGCGAGGGATATCATCGGCCGCGATTACCGCGCGTTCTGCGACGACATCGTGTCGGCCATCGCGCCGGAGTCCTCCTGGCAGCGGATGCTGGGTTGGATGAATTTGGCGTTCGGAATCATGGCAATGATGGGTTGGCTGCTATTGATAATCGGCGTCATCGATGGATGGAAGAGCGGCATGCTGCCGGACGTCCCGGTTCGTGTCGGGATACTTATCGCCTTTGCGATATACGCCGTGGCAGCGGTGGGCTTGGTTAGGTACATCTCGCGCCATAGCTTCGACATGGTGAAAGCCCATCGCAAATTCAACAATCACGATGTGGTGTCCTTGGTGGCGTATGTCCTGGCACTGGTCTCGGGAACCGCTGTATCGACTTTCGTCACCATGTCGTTCCGAATGCCGGCGCTCACGCTTGCGGCAATCACCATCGTTGTCACCGCGCTTGCGGTGTTTCTGGATTATCGCGTCGAATAA
- a CDS encoding transglutaminase family protein, whose amino-acid sequence MLDIQDDMNQYLAFSHYIDWNEPSVQRKAKELKDSTEGEIELAKAAYHFVRDEIKHSWDVQDKRVTATASDALREGVGICWAKSNLLAALLRANGIPAGICYQRLTLGSTPESGYCIHALNAIYLRSIDRWIRVDARGNKEGVQADFSVDDERLAFPIRKEYDEVDYKIVYAEPLPQTMNILENSTDALYMYLHLLPERI is encoded by the coding sequence ATGCTTGATATTCAAGATGATATGAATCAATACCTCGCATTTTCACACTATATCGATTGGAATGAACCGAGTGTGCAAAGAAAAGCCAAGGAACTAAAAGACTCCACTGAAGGCGAAATCGAACTGGCAAAAGCCGCCTACCATTTTGTTAGAGATGAGATCAAGCATTCATGGGATGTCCAAGACAAAAGAGTCACGGCAACAGCCTCAGACGCATTAAGGGAGGGCGTCGGTATTTGTTGGGCAAAATCTAATTTATTGGCCGCCCTATTAAGAGCAAATGGCATTCCTGCCGGAATATGCTATCAAAGGCTTACGTTAGGCAGTACGCCTGAAAGCGGATACTGCATCCATGCCTTGAATGCCATTTATCTGAGATCCATTGACCGATGGATTCGTGTAGATGCAAGAGGGAATAAAGAGGGTGTACAAGCAGACTTTTCTGTTGACGATGAACGTTTGGCTTTCCCCATTCGGAAAGAGTACGATGAGGTGGATTATAAAATTGTGTACGCTGAACCGTTACCACAGACAATGAATATTCTTGAAAATAGTACAGATGCGCTATATATGTATCTGCATTTGTTGCCCGAAAGAATTTGA
- a CDS encoding cytidine deaminase — MATLTFDNATFERAEVAAAREGRSVYDLLNATLVDYAATVPLSKVDDGIKVGADGYPEFKVNRDAACIVKPVAYREDGVGLHPRWDETERLIEDELYRSAAELIKQRFPSGWGGAAAMRLECRDNTPARIVTSVAIETPNASASLCIETGAMCEAMKRNQRITHTICLVRDNENSPFIVLSPCGICQERLRYWGNDVRCAITDNTNDGRILFLRLDDLQPHHWTQAYLTSELEHFDY; from the coding sequence ATGGCTACATTGACTTTCGACAACGCGACCTTTGAGCGCGCGGAAGTGGCGGCGGCACGCGAAGGACGCAGCGTCTACGACCTGCTCAACGCGACGCTGGTCGATTATGCCGCCACCGTGCCGCTGTCCAAAGTGGACGACGGAATCAAGGTCGGCGCGGACGGTTATCCCGAGTTCAAAGTCAATCGCGACGCCGCATGCATCGTGAAGCCCGTCGCATACCGCGAGGACGGAGTCGGACTGCACCCCCGCTGGGACGAAACGGAACGGCTCATCGAAGACGAACTCTATCGAAGCGCTGCGGAACTTATCAAACAACGCTTCCCCTCCGGATGGGGCGGAGCGGCAGCAATGCGACTGGAATGCAGAGACAATACGCCCGCACGAATCGTAACCAGCGTGGCGATCGAGACGCCAAACGCCTCGGCATCACTGTGCATCGAGACGGGCGCGATGTGCGAAGCGATGAAACGCAATCAGCGGATCACCCACACCATCTGCTTGGTGAGAGACAACGAAAACAGCCCGTTCATAGTGCTTTCTCCATGCGGCATCTGCCAAGAGCGACTGAGATATTGGGGAAACGACGTTCGATGCGCCATTACCGATAACACAAACGACGGACGCATCCTGTTCCTTCGGCTGGACGACCTGCAACCACATCACTGGACACAGGCATATCTGACTTCCGAGCTCGAACACTTCGACTACTGA
- a CDS encoding cupin domain-containing protein, with protein sequence MTISNPSPFPLGEPNDGFAQYFDGQSYLASVLESSEVSIHNVTFEPGCRNHWHIHHHGSQILIAVGGRGYYQLENEAPKELKAGQAVRIPPDTKHWHGAAQGESFSHLAFMMPDGSGKPIDNEWLEPVDPDEYASLR encoded by the coding sequence ATGACAATCAGCAATCCCAGCCCGTTTCCACTTGGAGAACCCAACGACGGGTTCGCGCAATACTTCGACGGGCAGAGCTACCTAGCATCGGTGCTCGAATCGTCGGAGGTCTCGATTCACAATGTGACCTTCGAACCAGGATGCCGTAATCACTGGCATATCCATCATCACGGATCGCAAATTCTCATTGCCGTTGGAGGCCGTGGCTACTATCAACTCGAAAATGAAGCGCCAAAGGAGCTGAAGGCCGGACAGGCTGTACGCATTCCACCGGATACCAAACACTGGCATGGCGCGGCGCAGGGCGAATCATTCAGCCATCTGGCGTTCATGATGCCTGACGGCAGTGGCAAGCCAATCGACAACGAGTGGCTTGAGCCGGTGGATCCGGACGAATACGCATCCTTGCGTTGA
- a CDS encoding GNAT family N-acetyltransferase, which translates to MRLIEVWSGEPERTYALFDKFPADENGFENPASGMDKAAFREYVRDLENEAAGIGLKPGWVPATKYILVNDHGEYVGIFNLRHELNDALKEGAGHIGYGIAPEWRGRGYATKGLRLLLVKARDEFGITEAYLSVHKNNPASLAVQRHLGARIDHESDTEYFTRIDTSAAV; encoded by the coding sequence ATGCGTTTGATCGAGGTATGGTCGGGAGAACCGGAACGGACTTATGCGCTGTTCGATAAGTTCCCCGCGGATGAAAACGGATTCGAGAATCCTGCGTCCGGCATGGACAAGGCCGCTTTCAGGGAATATGTGCGCGATCTTGAAAACGAGGCCGCAGGCATCGGGCTCAAGCCCGGTTGGGTGCCGGCCACCAAATACATCCTTGTGAACGATCACGGCGAATATGTCGGCATCTTCAACCTTCGGCATGAACTCAATGATGCGTTGAAGGAAGGCGCGGGCCATATCGGATACGGCATCGCTCCCGAATGGCGTGGACGCGGATATGCCACCAAGGGATTGAGGTTGCTGCTCGTCAAGGCGCGTGATGAGTTTGGCATCACGGAGGCGTACCTTTCCGTGCATAAGAACAATCCCGCCTCGCTGGCGGTGCAGCGTCATCTCGGCGCCCGTATTGACCACGAATCGGACACTGAGTATTTCACGCGCATTGACACTTCGGCCGCCGTTTAA
- a CDS encoding peptide deformylase codes for MQREIMTSIPFLSQPSVEAENTEADLAVAQDLKDTLDAHRNGCVGMAANMIGMSKRIIAFVDEDLGGRITVMFNPRITAQDGAYDASEGCLSLKGERHTVRFQRIEVSYVDRKFCERHATFTGFTAQIIQHEIDHCDGVII; via the coding sequence ATGCAGCGTGAAATCATGACGTCTATCCCATTTTTGAGCCAACCGTCCGTCGAGGCTGAAAATACCGAAGCGGATTTAGCCGTGGCACAGGACTTGAAGGACACGCTTGACGCGCATCGCAATGGCTGCGTGGGCATGGCGGCCAATATGATCGGCATGTCCAAACGCATCATCGCATTCGTGGACGAGGATTTGGGTGGCCGTATCACTGTCATGTTCAATCCTCGCATCACCGCGCAGGACGGTGCCTACGACGCGTCCGAAGGCTGCCTGTCCCTCAAAGGCGAGCGCCACACGGTCCGCTTCCAGCGCATTGAGGTCTCATATGTGGATCGCAAGTTCTGCGAGCGCCACGCCACGTTCACTGGCTTTACCGCGCAGATCATCCAGCATGAGATCGATCACTGTGACGGCGTGATCATCTGA
- a CDS encoding bifunctional diaminohydroxyphosphoribosylaminopyrimidine deaminase/5-amino-6-(5-phosphoribosylamino)uracil reductase RibD codes for MDDMPQYRKYMTQALELAHKGAGWVNPNPLVGTVVVRDGEILAAGYHDRYRGPHAERMAFDYADEHGIDMHGATVIDTLEPCCHVGSQPACTNLILSHGITRVVVGSIDPNPIVAGKGLRILEETGVEVVYDVMRAECDAINRHFFHYITTGMPYIVDGRKHAEESDAEYAVRRRGLYDTYAAVLGICPTGGRAGVPGNSNGTEGSVGSAARLPGRTDRLDVSDGAFAHFDGPVQAVDANEVVVGRHKPLHLDIRALADMEPDEWLRELGRRKIDSLVVDDDDVFEMLSSI; via the coding sequence ATGGATGACATGCCTCAATATCGGAAATACATGACGCAGGCGCTGGAACTGGCCCATAAGGGAGCCGGTTGGGTGAATCCGAATCCGTTGGTCGGCACGGTGGTGGTCCGCGACGGCGAGATTCTCGCAGCCGGATACCACGACCGCTACCGCGGACCGCATGCGGAACGCATGGCCTTCGACTACGCCGACGAGCATGGTATCGACATGCATGGAGCCACGGTCATCGACACTCTCGAACCTTGCTGCCATGTCGGATCGCAGCCGGCATGCACCAATCTAATTCTTTCGCACGGCATAACGCGCGTCGTGGTCGGTTCGATCGATCCGAATCCCATCGTGGCCGGCAAAGGACTTCGCATTCTTGAGGAAACTGGTGTGGAAGTGGTATATGACGTGATGCGGGCGGAATGCGACGCCATCAATCGCCATTTCTTCCACTACATCACCACAGGAATGCCGTACATTGTGGACGGCAGAAAACATGCGGAGGAATCTGATGCCGAATACGCTGTACGTCGACGCGGGCTATATGACACGTATGCGGCGGTGTTGGGCATATGTCCGACTGGTGGCCGTGCGGGTGTCCCGGGTAATTCGAACGGTACGGAAGGGTCGGTGGGAAGTGCCGCACGCCTTCCGGGTCGGACGGATCGGCTGGATGTTTCGGATGGTGCCTTTGCCCATTTCGACGGGCCGGTCCAAGCTGTGGATGCTAACGAGGTGGTGGTCGGAAGGCACAAGCCATTGCATCTCGACATCCGTGCGCTCGCCGATATGGAACCCGACGAATGGCTGCGCGAACTCGGCCGCCGCAAAATCGATAGCCTTGTAGTCGATGATGATGACGTTTTCGAAATGCTGTCTTCGATCTGA
- a CDS encoding DUF559 domain-containing protein yields MAETGQSLYSCSMDNGAQYSESLAQLRARTIEQCLAAQQRTGKQLVFTHSTALCLQRTEMPRYPDQQMLSSLHALATDNNARTHLQNVQFELWTGPIIETATHYGKIRHTDPVTTWAMHANRLPQEELITLGDSMLRRNQRFPQVCIDDFHEYLERLKDFSNYANANRQRPIRGIRKMQHALQLMREGTDSSQESRCRIALIRNGLPCPKVNWKVRLNNGKIALLDMAYPDIKVAIEYDGRHHAGQWLADSKRREALEDDGWAYIQVTAENLMNDFEERALAQRVADRMSQRLSTPIMLCQRMPSGRIHIRITSLANGSRKILI; encoded by the coding sequence ATGGCAGAAACCGGCCAATCCCTTTATTCTTGCTCCATGGACAATGGAGCACAATATTCTGAGAGTCTCGCGCAGCTGCGTGCGCGTACCATCGAACAATGCCTTGCGGCGCAGCAACGAACCGGTAAGCAGCTAGTGTTTACACACAGCACGGCATTATGCCTGCAAAGAACCGAGATGCCAAGGTATCCCGATCAGCAAATGCTGTCTTCTCTGCATGCCCTTGCCACAGATAACAACGCACGCACGCATCTTCAAAACGTCCAATTTGAACTGTGGACAGGACCAATCATCGAAACCGCTACGCATTATGGCAAGATTCGCCATACGGATCCAGTAACCACATGGGCAATGCACGCGAATCGGCTTCCCCAAGAAGAACTGATAACGCTTGGCGATTCAATGCTAAGAAGGAACCAACGTTTTCCCCAAGTCTGCATTGACGACTTCCATGAATATCTGGAACGGCTCAAAGATTTCAGCAACTACGCGAATGCGAATAGACAACGTCCCATCCGAGGAATCAGAAAAATGCAACATGCGTTACAGCTCATGCGCGAAGGCACGGATTCCTCGCAGGAAAGCCGTTGCAGGATTGCTCTGATTCGCAATGGGCTACCATGCCCGAAAGTCAACTGGAAGGTTCGACTGAACAATGGGAAAATCGCGCTTTTGGATATGGCCTATCCAGATATAAAAGTGGCCATCGAATACGACGGAAGACATCATGCCGGCCAATGGCTCGCCGACAGCAAGAGACGTGAAGCCTTAGAAGATGACGGTTGGGCATACATTCAAGTGACCGCCGAAAACCTTATGAACGACTTCGAGGAACGGGCACTCGCGCAACGCGTGGCCGACCGGATGAGCCAACGATTAAGCACGCCCATCATGCTCTGTCAAAGAATGCCCTCGGGAAGGATACACATCCGCATAACGTCTCTCGCCAATGGAAGCAGAAAGATTCTCATCTGA
- a CDS encoding amidohydrolase — protein MGEPCVIKNVCFVGSDKPVDIAVGHGRIVSVRPSERPTDAASKIWVIPGLWDCHTHFTQWSYTLGRLDLIDARSAGEALDMLRRHLEERRESGALDPNQYVVGMRFRHSLWSDDAQPTLAAIDAVAGDQPVALSSADMHCGWVNSAAARKLGVDVDESGLVGELEWFDAYCKLDKGPGAANELMHLLRNAEHDAASKGVVGVRDYEMAENIDTWISRFSQGLDGLRVEAGIYPERLRQAIDDGWHTGDELPGSHGLGHVGAMKMISDGSLNTRSAYCSMPYSGIRPETYGTLSYAPEQIESYMRLAVEHGFDIACHAIGDEANTIVLDCAERTHAHGSIEHAQMLKECDIPRLAQLGLAASIQPQHAMDDRDVIARFWGTPAGIPYAFNSLHKAGTKLLMGSDAPVAPLDPWLAISAAVFGTESSDREPFQPEQCLDFETALASSTAVGRVALRDADVADLVLLDCDPSIIDSPEAMRAMPEHVLGTMLAGRWTYQQAE, from the coding sequence ATGGGCGAGCCGTGTGTGATTAAAAACGTGTGTTTCGTAGGTTCGGATAAGCCGGTCGACATTGCTGTCGGTCACGGGCGAATAGTTTCGGTGCGGCCTTCGGAAAGACCAACGGATGCTGCTTCGAAGATATGGGTGATTCCCGGATTGTGGGACTGCCACACGCATTTCACGCAGTGGTCGTACACATTGGGACGGCTCGATCTGATTGATGCACGCAGTGCCGGCGAAGCGCTCGACATGTTGCGTCGGCACTTGGAGGAGCGTCGTGAAAGCGGCGCACTCGATCCGAACCAATATGTGGTCGGCATGCGTTTCCGGCATTCCCTGTGGTCCGATGACGCCCAGCCGACCCTGGCCGCGATCGATGCGGTGGCGGGAGACCAGCCGGTGGCGCTGTCAAGTGCTGACATGCATTGCGGTTGGGTGAACTCTGCCGCCGCACGCAAGCTTGGCGTAGATGTGGACGAATCCGGACTCGTCGGCGAGCTTGAGTGGTTCGACGCCTACTGCAAGTTGGACAAAGGACCTGGTGCGGCCAATGAGCTAATGCATCTGTTGCGCAACGCCGAACACGACGCTGCGAGTAAAGGCGTGGTCGGCGTGCGCGACTATGAGATGGCGGAGAACATCGACACGTGGATTAGCCGATTTTCGCAAGGGCTTGATGGTCTGCGTGTCGAGGCTGGCATATATCCCGAGAGACTCCGGCAGGCCATCGACGACGGCTGGCACACCGGAGACGAATTGCCCGGAAGTCATGGTTTGGGTCACGTCGGCGCGATGAAGATGATCTCCGATGGCTCGCTCAACACCCGTTCCGCCTACTGTTCCATGCCATATTCGGGCATCAGACCGGAAACCTACGGCACATTGAGCTATGCCCCTGAGCAAATCGAGTCGTACATGCGACTCGCCGTCGAACATGGCTTCGACATCGCCTGTCATGCCATCGGCGATGAAGCGAACACCATTGTGCTTGATTGTGCCGAACGCACCCATGCGCATGGTTCCATTGAGCATGCCCAAATGCTCAAGGAGTGTGACATTCCGCGACTCGCGCAGCTGGGACTTGCCGCAAGCATCCAACCGCAGCACGCCATGGACGATCGTGACGTCATCGCGCGATTCTGGGGCACCCCCGCCGGAATCCCTTACGCATTCAATAGTCTGCATAAGGCGGGGACCAAACTGCTCATGGGGTCGGATGCGCCGGTCGCGCCGCTGGACCCATGGCTGGCCATCTCCGCGGCGGTATTCGGTACGGAAAGTTCCGACCGCGAGCCTTTTCAACCTGAGCAGTGCCTTGATTTTGAAACGGCGCTCGCTTCGTCCACCGCGGTCGGACGCGTGGCTTTGCGGGACGCAGATGTGGCCGATTTGGTGCTTCTGGACTGTGATCCGAGCATAATCGATTCTCCGGAGGCCATGCGTGCCATGCCCGAGCATGTGCTTGGCACTATGCTTGCCGGTCGCTGGACGTACCAACAGGCTGAATGA